GGGTTCGGGGGGTCCCGGCTGAAGGCCTCCCAGCTGAAggctgaacccaggctccctgacgCCTGACCCAGGACACTGGGCTTTTGCCAGCACAGCTTGAAGCCTCAGGCAGGTTGTCCACCCTGAGCCTGTCTCTCAGGGAAATGGGAGGAAAGGAGTCCTCCTCGGAGGGACACAGGGGGCGTCAGATGGGAGACTGAGAGTGCCGCCCTGCTCCAGACTAGGGCGGGCAGCTCTGTGCGGGGCAGCCACTGTCCCTCTGCCCTCATCCATCACCATCTCCGTCGTTTCACGGATCACAGCTTAACCACCACCTGTCACTAACGCCCTTGTGTTGAGTGAACATCACGTGTTCAGGGAGTGAGTGGTTCTGCATTTATCAGCCAAAATCAGCATCGATTCCTCAGGGAGACTCACAGGGAGATGAGGAAATTACTTCCTCGGCCTCGTGCCCGGCAGGCGTGCCTTTCTAATGAAGGCGGACAGGCAGGCGGGCAGCTGGGAAACAGGCACATTCTGCCAAAGGCAAGTTTTCAGTGTTCAGACCCCTCCAGCATTCCTTTGGTGAGGAGGACCCCTCTACAGGGGCTCAAAGGGTCTTCCGTTTACTCAAAATCAACTTCTGCAAAATAGGATTGGGTCTGGGAGAGACAACTCAGGCACTTGCTAGGGCACAACACTTGTGGAGGCGCTTAAACACTCTGCAagcaagataaatattttaatgggATGTCTTAAACAATCAAATCAGCAAACTGTGGCCCTtgggctggccacctgttgttgtgaataaagctttattggaaccaGGGCTGGGATTAGGGTGAGGTGAGTGAGGCAAGGTCATGGACATGCAGGCTCAGATCCTGTctttacttaaaattttgaaactttttcatGACAGAttttttagtattcatttttattttgataaatattacATTAAGATAGTTTTCTCTTGTGTCCTGAGCTTTTCTGGCAACCCCTAACGTTTTGTctggggggctttcctggtggctcagtggtaaaggatccgcctgccaatgcagaaaacacaggttcgatccctgggtcaggaagactccctggagaaggaaatggcaactcacttcagtattcttgcctgggaaatcccagggacagaagagcctggcaggctccagttcatggggtcgcaaaagagttggacacaactgagcaactcaacagaAATATTTTGTCCAGACCTGAATCCCGGCCATGCATAGAGTTTGACGGGATCCTTTCTGACGCCAGCCGTGCTGAGGTAAGTGCGTGGCTGCTAGGATCTGTGTAAATGGTTCTCTGCACTCTCACTACAGCCCAAAGAGGACTTCAAACGAATTGGGCAGCTGGTGGGCATGCTGGGGATTCTGTGCCAGGACCCAGATAAGACTACCCAGAGCTCCAGCCTGGAAGGGGTGGCCTATCTCTACAAGCTCCTCATGCACCAGAGAGGTGAGCCTCTGAGGGTCCCCACGGAGGACCCAATCCCACCACAGCCGCAGCCTCAGCCCAACCCACGCCAGCACTCCTGAACCCAACTCCCCCCAGACCACCCCCAGACCCAGCCTCTAACCTCAGCCATCAGCACAGTCCTGGCTTTGTCCCGACCTGCAGACTCACTGACTCCCCACCCTAAACTTAGACCCAGGCATGACCCTGACTTCAGAGGACCCCGCCCCACCCACTGCAGGTCCTGCCCTAGACCCCAAGCCTGCCTTTGcccaccctcacccctgccccatcCTGCCCCTGACCAGGAGGAAAAGCTTCGCAGGAGCAAGCACCAGCCCCCCAGGAGCCTCCCCAGGCCAATATGGAAGAAGCCGTGCTCTGGAGCGGCGGGGACCAGGAGGCTGCTTCCCCCAGCCCCCGGGAGGTGGCACTCTCAAAGGACCACGTCTTGCAGCCCATCAGCTTCCAAGTCAAGGTCAAAGCCTTTAGAATCCTAGGCAGATCTGGGTGGGGGGATGTGGCCATGCTCTGCTCCGACCCCCACCGCTACCCCTCTGCCAGGGCTCCCACTGAGGCCAGGATGTGAGTATTAAAACGGAGGCCAGGATCTCGCCTGCATCTCTGGTGATTAACTAGAGCTTTGGAGGACCATGTCCCCTGGGAAGGAGGAGttgggggaggaggggctggagatAGACGCTGGGGTCAGCAGCGCAGGCTTGAGTCCCAGCTCCATCTCTCACAGCTGTGCAGTCTTGAACAAGCTCCTTCTGTCTGAGCCTCATTCTTCCTAGTGAAATGGGCAGAGTGATGCCAATGAAGTTCCAGCCACCAGGAATTCCTAATAGACGGCGCTGGCTGGCTAGCTCCCGAGGTGGGCGTCCTCTGAGGCTCCAAACAGTGTCCTTCTCAGTGACCCTCTGCAGATACAGCCTCAACTTCCCCACCTTCCTGAGCTTTCTCCCCATCCTCTGAGAGCCAAACCCTCCTCCTTTGAAGGCACACTGTGTCTCCCCTCTGCCGCTGTCATCTGACCTCCCGCAGCCAGGCCCTCCTTAGTCAGTGGCTTGGGGTGTCCAGCAGTTCCCCGGCTCCCTTTCATCATCTCAGTGAGATCCCAAGTCTCTGTGACCGTCCGTACCTGTGTGAACTGTGTCTTTTCTGAAGATGAGCGAGGCTGGGACCCCGGGTGTGGGCTGGATGCTGGTGTTGGCTGGACTGGCCGTTTCCTGGAGCCTCACATTCGGAGTGGTCAGTTCATGATGTCTCCACTTTGGTGGCCCCTCTTGCTGTTGAACCCATGACTAATGAAGACCCCTGTATGGGGTGTGTCTGTCAGTCTCCCTATTAGACCTCCAGGCCAGAAGTGGAGTCCCACCTGGGCCCAGCACAGGCTGTGGTGGTAGAACCAGGCTTCAGGAAACACCCATTCAGTGGAGTCAGGTTGAACCAAACAATAAAGTGGCAGTACCTGGCTAGTAGGTGCCCAGTAGGTTTTGAATGCAGCTCTGCCTGACTCCAGAACTGTGTTCCCTGCAGCTGCAGTGGCTGTCAGCCTGCTGAGGCCAGTCAGGAAAAGTTTAGCAGGGAAAACCTAAAGCTCTGGAGCCAGGACATCAGGTGTCCAGGGCCAGGATGGGGAAACCAGGCAGGGCTTCTGTTTACACCTGAGGACCTGGACTAGGGGAAGAgacagggctggagggagggttCCCTGGGGCCAGCTCAGAGGGGCCCAGGAGTTAAGGGGTCCTGGAGCTCTGGGGCTCTCAGGTGGACAGAGTGACTCGGAACATAAGGGCCAGGACCTGGGAAGAGCAGTCTGCCCCACTCGGCATGGTCCCCGGCACACAGCGACAGGGCACTCAGCTCAGGAAGCAGTGATGGACAGAGCACAGGCGGGGGAGAGGATGGGAGGGTCTGCTGATCAAGGGATGATGGTTCTCAGAAGGTTTGGGGTGGAGAACAGACCTGGGTTCTTATCCCAAGTCTGTCCTGCATTCCCCATGTGGTCTTGTAAACACTATAGCCTCATGACTACCATGAGCCATCTCCACcttcaccaccacctccaccaacaATATTTCTgtcactaccaccaccactatcCCCACCaacagcaccaccaccaccaccattaacacgaacaccatcaccaccaccaccatcaccaccaccaccatcgacatcaccatcatcaccaccaccaccatcaccaccaccactgacatcaccatcaccaccaccacctcaccaccaccaccgtcaCCACCATCAACATCACTAAcagcaccaccatcaccatcaccacgaccaccatcaccatcaccaccatcaacatcacgatcaccaccaccaccaccatcaccaccaccaccattgacatcaccaccatcaccatcatcaccaccaccaccatcaccaccatcaccaccaccgtcatcaccaccattatcaccaccaccaccaccaccaccaccattatcaccatcaccaccatcatcaccaccaccaccattgacatcaccactatcaccatcatcaccaccaccaccatcaccaccatcaccaccacaaccaccaccatcaccacctccaccaccaccaccaccaccaccatcatcaccaacaccaccaccatcaccaccaccaccatcaccagcaccagcaccatcaccaccatcaccaccacaaccaccaccaccaccaccaccgacatcagcatcaccaccaccatcaccaccaccaccatcaacatcaccatcaccaccaccacctcaccAACACCACCgtcagcatcaccaccatcactaacagcaccaccatcaccaccaccacgaccaccatcaccaccatcgaCATCACCATcatgaccaccaccaccatcaccaccaccaccatcgacatcaccaccatcaccatcatcacctccaccaccatcaccaccaccaccatcaccaccatactCACCACCACGACCATCACCacgaccatcaccaccaccaccaccaccaccaccatcaccaccaccaccaccatcaccaccaccaccatcaccaccatcaccaccaccatcatcaccaccatcaccaccaccatcaccaccaccaccaccatcaccaccatcaccaccatcaccaccaccaccaccaccatcaccaccaccaccaccaccatcaccaccaccaccatcaccatcaccaccaccaccaccatcaccaccatcattaccatcaccaccatcaccaccaccatcatcaccaccatcaccaccaccatcaccaccaccaccaccatcaccaccatcaccaccatcaccaccatcaccaccaccaccaccaccaccatctgcaccaccaccaccatcatcaccgccaccaccatcaccatcattaccaccatcaccaccaccaccaccactaccaccatcaccaccaccatcaccatcaccaccatcatcaccacaacCACGATCACCACCAccataaccaccaccaccaccaccaccatcaccacgacCACGACCACCATCATCAcgaccaccagcaccaccaccaccaccaccaccaccaccaccatcaccacgacCACGACCACCATCATCacgaccaccatcaccaccaccaccaccaccatcaccaccaccaccatcaccaccaccaccaccaccacaaccaccaccaccattaccatcaacaccatcaccatcaccatcaccatcaccaccaccatcaccaccaccatcatcacccccaccaccaccacaaccaccatcaccaccaccaccaccaccatcaccaccaccaccatcaccatcaccaccaccaccaccatcaccaccatcattaccatcaccaccatcaccaccaccatcatcaccaccatcaccaccaccatcaccaccaccaccaccatcaccaccatcaccaccatcaccaccatcaccaccaccaccaccaccaccatctgcaccaccaccaccatcatcaccgccaccaccatcaccatcattaccaccatcaccaccaccaccaccactaccaccatcaccaccaccatcaccatcaccaccatcatcaccacaacCACGATCACCACCAccataaccaccaccaccaccatcaccacgacCACGACCACCATCATCAcgaccaccagcaccaccaccaccaccaccaccaccaccaccatcaccacgacCACGACCACCATCATCacgaccaccatcaccaccaccaccaccaccatcaccaccaccaccatcaccaccaccaccaccaccacaaccaccaccaccattaccatcaacaccatcaccatcaccatcaccatcaccaccaccatcaccaccaccatcatcacccccaccaccaccacaaccaccatcaccaccaccaccaccaccaccaccaccaccaccatcacaatcaccaccatcatcaacatcaccagcatcatcaccaccaccaccatcgccaccaccaccaccaccaccaccacgaccaggaccatcaccatcaccaccatcagcaccaccatcatcatcaccatcaccaacaccaccaccaccaccaccaccatcaccaccaccaccaccaccacaaccaccatcaccaccaccaccatcaccagcaccaccaccacgaccaccaccaccaccaccaccaccaccaccatcaccaacaccaccaccaccaccaccaccatcaccaccaccaccaccaccacaaccaccatcaccaccaccaccatcaccagcaccaccaccaccaccaccaccaccaccaccaccaccatcaccatcaccaccaccaccatcaccaccaccatcatcaccatcaccaccatcaacaccaccaccatcaccaccaccaccatcaccaccaccatcatcaccatcaccaccatcaacaccaccaccatcaccaccaccatcatcaccaccaccatcatcaccatcaccatcaccaccaccaccatcaccatcaccacgaccatcaccatcaccaccatcaccaccatcatcatcacgaccaccaccaccaccaccaccacgaccaggaccatcaccatcaccaccatcagcaccaccaccaccatcaccaccaccactaccgccaccaccaccaccatcaccaccaccaccaccaccatcaccaccaccaccaccaccaccacaatcaccaccatcaccaccaccaccaccaccaccatcatcacctccaccatcactGCCACTgtcagcatcaccaccatcaccatcactaacAGCACCAccctcaccatcatcaccaccaccaccatcaccaccaccatcatcaccaccaccaccatcgacATCACCATCATCACAACCACCAACACCACTgtcagcatcaccaccatcaccatcactaacagcaccaccatcaccatgaccaccaccaccaccaccatcaccaccaccaccaccaccaccaccaccatcaccaccatcaccaccaccaccaccatcaccaccaccaccaccaccatcaccatcaacaccaccaccaccatcaccaccaccaccaccaccaccatcaccatcaacaccaccaccaccaccatcaccaccaccaccaccaccaccaccacgaccaggaccatcaccatcaccaccatcagcaccaccaccaccaccaccaccaccatcaccaccaccatcaccaccatcaccaccatcaccaccaccaccatcaccaccaccaccatcaccaccaccactaccaccaccaccaccaccaccatcaccaccaccaccaccaccatcaccatcaacaccaccaccaccaccatcaccaccaccaccaccaccaccaccaccaccaccaccaccaccaccacaatcaccaccatcaccaccatcaccaccaccaccaccatcatcacctccaccatcactGCCACTgtcagcatcaccaccatcaccatcactaacagcaccaccatcaccatcatcaccaccaccaccatcaccaccaccatcatcaccaccaccaccatcgacATCACCATCATCACAACCACCAACACCATTgtcagcatcaccaccatcaccatcactaacagcaccaccatcaccatgaccaccaccatcaccaccaccaccaccaccaccaccaccatcaccaccaccaccatcaccaccaccaccatcatcaccaccaccatcatcaccatcaccaccatcaccaccaccaccatcaccaccaccaccatcaccaccaccatcaccaccaccaccatcaccaccaccaccaccaccatcaccaccaccaccaccaccaccatcaccaccaccaccatcaccaccaatgtcaacatcaccaccatcaccatcactaatagcaccaccatcaccatcaccacgaccaccaccaccaccaccaccaccaacgtcaacatcaccaccatcaccatcactaatagcaccaccatcaccatcaccacgaccaccaccaccaccaccatcatcaccatcaccatcatcaccaccaccaccaccaccaccatcaccaccactaccaccaccaccatcgacatcaccatcatcaccaccaccatcaccaccacggtcagcatcaccaccatcaccatcactaacagcaccaccatcaccatcaccatgaccaccaccaccaccaccaccacaaccaccaccatcaccaccaccaccaccaccaccatcatcacctccaccatcaccaccactgtcagcatcaccaccatcactatcactaacagcaccaccatcaccatgaccaccaccaccaccacgaccaccaccaccaccaccatcaccatcaacaccaccaccaccaccatcaccaccatcatcaccaccaccaccatcaccaccaccaccatcaccaccaccaccaccatcatcaccaccatcatcaccatcaccatcatcaccaccaccaccatcaccaccaccaccatcaccaccaccaccaccatcaccatcaccaccatcatcaccaccaccaccatcaccaccaccaccaccaccaccaccaccaccatcatcaccaccaccaccgtcatcaccatcactaccaccaccttcaccaccaccaccaccaccaccatcaccaccaccatcaacatcaccatcaccaccaccatcaccaccactgtcaccatcaccaccatcaccatcactaacagcaccaccatcaccatcaccatgaccaccaccaccaccaccaccaccaccatcatcacctccaccatcactaccactgtcagcatcaccaccatcaccatcactaacagcaccaccatcaccatcatcaccaccaccaccatcaccaccaccatcatcacgatcatcaccaccaccaccatcgacATCAccgtcatcaccaccaccaacacaACTGTCAgcctcaccaccatcaccatcactaacagcaccaccatcaccatgaccaccaccaccaccaccaccaccaccaccaccaccaccatcaccatcaacaccaccaccaccaccatcaccaccatcatcaccaccaccaccatcaccaccaccaccatcaccaccaccatcatcaccatcaccaccatcaacaccaccaccatcaccaccaccaccatcaccaccatcaacaccaccaccatcaccaccaccaccatcaccaccaccactaccatcaccaccaccaccatcaccaccaccaccaccaccatcaccaccaccaccaccaccaccacaatcaccaccatcatcaccaccaccaccaccaccatcaccaccaccatcatcaccatcaccaccatcaacaccaccaccatcaccaccaccaccatcaccaccaccatcatcaccatcaccaccatcaacaccaccaccatcaccaccaccaccatcaccaccatcaacaccaccaccatcaccaccaccaccatcaccaccaccaccaccaccaccacaatcaccaccatcaccaccaccaccaccatcatcacctccaccatcactGCCACTgtcagcatcaccaccatcaccatcactaacAGCACCACCGTCACCATgatcaccacctccaccaccatcaccaccaccaccatcaccaccaccatcatcaccaccaccaccatcgacATCACCATCATCACAACCACCAACACCACTgtcagcatcaccaccatcaccatcactaacagcaccaccatcaccatgatcaccacctccaccaccatcaccaccaccaccaccaccatcaccaccaccaccaccaccatcaccaccatcatcatcaccaccaccatcaccaccaccaccatcatcaccaccaccatcatcaccatcaccaccatcagcaccaccaccatcaccaccaccaccaccaccatcaccaccaccaccaccaccaccacaatcaccaccatcaccaccaccaccaccatcatcacctccaccatcactGCCACTgtcagcatcaccaccatcaccatcactaacAGCACCACCGTCACCATgatcaccacctccaccaccatcaccaccaccaccatcaccaccaccatcatcaccaccaccaccatcgacATCACCATCATCACAACCACCAACACCACTgtcagcatcaccaccatcaccatcactaacagcaccaccatcaccatgatcaccacctccaccaccatcaccaccaccaccaccaccatcaccaccaccaccaccaccatcaccaccatcatcatcaccatcaccatcaccaccaccaccaccaccaccatcaccaccaccatcatcaccatcaccaccatcaccaccaccaccatcaccaccaccatcaccaccaccaccatcaccaccaccaccatcaccaccaccaccaccatcaccaccaacgtcaacatcaccaccatcaccatcactaatagcaccaccatcaccatcaccacgaccaccaccaccaccaccaccaccaccaacgtcaacatcaccaccatcaccatcactaatagcaccaccatcaccatcaccacgaccaccaccaccaccaccatcaccaccatcatcaccaccaccaccatcaccatatccaacaccaccaccaccatcacgaccaccatcaccaccatcaccaccaccaccatcaccacgaccaccaccaccaccaccaccaccaccatcaccaccaccatcaccatcaccaccatcaccatatccaacaccaccaccaccatcacgaccaccatcaccaccatcaccaccaccaccatcaccactaccatcaacatcaccaccaccatcaccaccaccatcaccatcaccaccatcaccaacaccaccaccataACCATCACTAATAGCATCACCATCACcacgaccaccaccaccatcaccaccaccaccatcaccaccatcactaacAGCACCACCAACAGcattaccatcaccaccaccatgacTAACACTACCACCACACCACCATAACCACAGAACCACCATTACTGCCACCTCCAGCTCACATTTTATTCACGCCCTGGACTAAAATAAGATACTCACAAGTCCTTAGCAAACCTGAGATTGTAGTATTCTGGGATTCTGAGTGTCTAACCATCGTTCCAGattaaatttcttcaaaaacactCTAATGCTAGAACTTTAACCAAAACTTACCATTTTAGCAAATGATTTTAAATGCAATCTTAAAATAAATGATCTAACCAGATTTATATAGTAGTCTAATATTCTAACACAAAAAGTTACTTTTAGCTACAAATAtgccagtatgcaggtcaagaagcaacagttagaactggacatggaacaacagactggttccaaattgggaaaggagtccatcaaggctgtatattgtcacctttcttatttaacttatatgcagagtacatcatgtgaaatgccagactagatgaagcataatctggaatcaagattgcagggagaaatatcaataatgatatgcagatgacaccacccttatggcagaaagtgaagaggaactaaagagcctcttggtgaaagtgaaagaggagagtgaaaaagttggcttaaagttcaacattcaaaaaatgaagatcatggcatccagtcctatcacttcatggcaaatagatggggaaacaatggaaatagtgacagactttattttcttgggctccaaagtcactgcagatggtgattgcagccatgaaattaaaagatgcttgctccttggaagaaaagctatgacaaacctagatagcatactaaaaagcagagacattactttactgacaaaggtccgtatagtcaaagctatggtttttccagtagtcgtgtatggatgtgagagttggtctataaagaaagctgagggctgaataattaatgcttttgaactgtgaagaagactttgagagtccttgaacagcaagaagatcaaaccaatcaatcttaaaggaaatcagtcctgaatattcattggaaggactgatgctgaagcttcaagactttggccacatgatgtgaaaaactgactcactagaaaagaccctgatgctgggaaagattgagggcaggaggagaagtggacgacagaggatgagatatttggatggcatcaccgactcaatggacgtgaatttaagcaagctctgggagttagtgatggacagggaagcctggcgtggtgcagtccatggggtcacaaagagtcaaacactactgagggactgaactgaactgaacaaatatgCCATTAAAGTTATCCTCCCCTCCTAATCAACAACTGGTAAACTAACATTCTCACAAACATTTTACCAAAATTTTAGAACAGTAAGATTCTGTTAATAATAAATAGTCTaacattcatatatttttatatctgatGTACATGCAAACACCCTAACACACTTTCAGACATCTCAACAAATACCCTGACATGCCCAGGAACATTTTACCATCTGACCATCTTCGCAAGCATTGGCGTGTTCGGTCAGCCTTCCCAAGTATGACTCCACCAACAGCATTCCGTCTTCCTTTGGTTATCAGttgcccctgggctgtggctgGCTCAGAGAGACATGCGGGAGAGCACACTGCAATATGGGAGCACTTGGGACCCCAGAGGTGTGGG
This genomic interval from Dama dama isolate Ldn47 chromosome 21, ASM3311817v1, whole genome shotgun sequence contains the following:
- the LOC133042279 gene encoding LOW QUALITY PROTEIN: basic proline-rich protein-like (The sequence of the model RefSeq protein was modified relative to this genomic sequence to represent the inferred CDS: substituted 2 bases at 2 genomic stop codons) — translated: PPSPPPPPPQPPSPPPPSPAPPPRPPPPPPPPPPSPTPPPPPPPSPPPPPPQPPSPPPPSPAPPPPPPPPPPPPSPSPPPPSPPPSSPSPPSTPPPSPPPPSPPPPPSPXPPPPPPSPPPPPPPPPSPPSPPPPPSPPPPPPSPSTPPPPSPPPPPPPSPSTPPPPPSPPPPPPPPRPGPSPSPPSAPPPPPPPPSPPPSPPSPPSPPPPSPPPPSPPPLPPPPPPPSPPPPPPSPSTPPPPPSPPPPPPPPPPPPPPPQSPPSPPSPPPPPSSPPPSPAPPSPXPPPSPPPPPPPPPSPPPPSPPPPSSPPPSSPSPPSPPPPSPPPPSPPPSPPPPSPPPPPPSPPPPPPPSPPPPS